GAACCTGTAACGATCGCTGCTTTGTCGGTGAATGAAACATCTGTTGCAAAGAATCCGAGGTCCATGTTTGTTGGCATTTTTTCTCCCAAAAAAACAATAGAGGTAAATTGCTGGATTTTGCGGACGGCACACGGAGTGTGCCTGCTACTTTTAATCTGAATAGGGATCCGCTGCGTCGCGGAGGGCATCTCCTAAGAAGTTAAAGGCAATCACGACAATAAGTACTGGGAGTGCTGGGAAAATGAGCCACGGATAATGGAGTAGCACGGTAACACGCTGCGCCTCCTCCAAGAGGACCCCCCAACTCGTCATCGGTGGACGAATTCCTAACCCCAAAAAACTGAGGGCAGTCTCTCCAAGGATCATACCCGGAATAGCGAGTGTAGCGATAACGATGATATGACTGTAACACCCGGGTAACAAATGCCTTGTGATGATGTGCCAATGTCCCGCGCCCGCGGCACGCGCCGCCATCACGAAATCACTTTCCCGATACGCCAAGACCTTACCGCGGACCTGCCGTGCCAATCCCCCCCACCGTATAATCGATAAAATAATGGTGATACCGAAATAGATTTGGATACTCGACCAACCGGGCGGCAGTGCGGCACCGAGTGCCATCCATAGCGGGATGTCCGGGAACGCCGAAAGGACTTCAATAATACGTTGGATGAGATTGTCTACCCATCCGCCCCAATAGCCAGAGATAGTGCCGAGGATAGAACCGAGAATGATGCTCAAAAACACACCGACCAAGCCGAGTGTCATAGAGACGCGTGCTCCGTACATAATACGCGAGAGCAGGTCGCGTCCCATCCGATCAGTGCCTAACAGGAACATGGGACCCGAGGAACTGAATAGGTGCCGTTTGCCTTCGGCATCCTTGAAGAAGAATTCAACGGGGTGACGTCGTGCCAAGTCTTTGGTGAATTCCAACTCAAGACTTTCTGGATTCCGGACGGACTTTAAGCCGTGAACATAGAACCCATCTTCGACCGAGAAATGGAGACGTTGGGGCGGCACATGGCGCAGTCGCATATTGATATCGTTATAGTGATAGGGTGCAAAGAAATCGGCGCCACTGGCGAGAATATAAAAGACCAGCAAGAGGACCCCCGCAATAACCCCCATCCGATTCTTGCGAAACCGGCGCCATATCAGTTGGCGATAACTCAGTTGCCCTACTTCGGCTGCATCCTTAACTTCTTCCGCAGTCTCAATTGTAGATTGCATATATTAATCCAAACTGTGTAGCCCGTAATGTAAAGGTAAAATTAAAAATCACTCATAACGAATCCTTGGATCTACCCAAGCGAGGGCTATATCCGCGAGCAGGTTGCCGATAACCAAAAGGAGGCTCAGCATCATAATCAACGTCCCCGCGAGATAGATGTCCTCGTTCAATAAACTGCGTAAAAGAATCGGTCCGACTGTCGGTAACCCCAAGACGATTGAGACAATCGCTGAACCGGAGAGAATACCGGGTAGACTCATCCCTAAAATGCTGATGAGTGGATTGATCGCAATCCGCACTGCATGTTTACTCACCACAACGATCTCTTTAAGCCCTTTCGCTCTCGCTGTTTGGACGAAAGGCTGTCCGAGAACGTCGAGCAGGTTACCCCGCATGATCCGCATCAAACTCGCGGTCCCGTTAATCCCGACGACGATAACAGGGATCCACAGGTGCTTGAACAGGTCGTTGAGTTTGCCCCAGGTCCACGGCGCGCCTTCATAGTAAGCCGAGAATAGCCCAAACAGTGGAACACCGAAGATGTCAAAGGCGAATACCATCAACGAGAGTGCCAAGAGAAACGCCGGTATGGACATCCCGACAAAACTGAGGAAGGTCAGAAAGTGGTCTGACCACTTGTATTGGTGTGTTGCGGAATAGACACCGAGGGGAATAGCGATAACATAGGTGAAGATAAGCGATCCTACAGAGATAATCAGAGTAAAGGCGATCCTATCCCATATCAGTTCGTGGACTTCCCGTTTATACTCAAACGACTCGCCGAAGTTCCCGCGCACAAAACCGGTTATCCAGATAAAGTAGCGTTTCCAGAGTGGTTCGTTCAAACCGTAGCGTTCCCGCAATTCCTCAACATGCGCCAGTGAACTGCTATCGCCGAACTCCTCTTCTAACCGCTGAATTTCGCGGTCGAGGTAATCGCCTTGCGGGAGCTGGATGATGATAAAAGAGATGATGGAAATCGCCATGAGTGTCGGAATTGCGATCAAACATCGGCGAATGATATAGGTAATTATGGGTGTGTCTCCTTGGATAGCCAGCACTGTTCGGGATAACTGGTCGCGGGGGTAACAATCGCCCATGGACCCAAAATGCCGTCGTTGGGGACGTTGTGAAAATGGTTTGATACAACTAAAAGCGATGGTGAACGCGCCGCAGAACCGAGGTGAAACGGTCCCTCGTCAATGTGAATCCTGACTGCATCCCGGACGTATTGATGTCGTTGTTTTTCATCGGGTTCCTTCTTAATCTCGTCGTATAAATCAAGCAACTTTTTTAGGGGTCCGGTAGGGGGTTCACCCTTTTCACCCCCCGTCTCATACCACTTCCCGACCTTCGGATGCCAATACTTCGGAAGTGTCGGAAACACCCAATCGGGATACGTGAAGAGATCCATCTCCGCTTCACCGTGCATACTGATCGTGAATTTACCGAGCGTGCGCCGCAGACTTAATTCGGCACCCGGAGGCGTATAAAGCAGGGTTTTCAAACCGAGCTGCTCCCATCCCTCCTGAATAATTAATCCGATATCGTTCTCTTGGCTATTCAGATTAGAACTCGGCACGTCCATGAGCATCTCAATCGGTTTGCCATCGGGACGGAGTCTATAACCGTCCTCATCACGTGCTATGAGTCCCATTTCATCGAGAAGCCGGTTTCCTGCATCAATATCAAAGTCTGCATCGGCGCGTTTCCATTCTTCAAAGAGGGTCTGTCCATCTTCATCGGCGAAGTGCCACCCCTCTTGGCTGACGGTTGCTGCTTGGGGTTCCAACAAGCCGCGCCATGCGATTTCATTACATTTCACACGATCAATACCATAAGCGAGTGCCTTTCGGAAACGCTGATCTCGAATGAGTTTTCTTAACACAGGATCGGGGGCGGTCCAGTTAATCAAAATAGCGGGTTGTGCGCCAGCCGTGCTTTTCCAGCGACGGACCTTATAGTTTCCCTTCTCCTGTCCCTTCAAATAGAGTGCGAGATCGCGGAGTTCCATCCCGCGGTATTGGCAGTCGATCTCCCCTGCGAGGATTTTGAGCACGCGCACCTGCGGCTCAGGCACCAAACTCGTTTTGACGCTGTCAATATAAGGGAGCTGCCTGCCGAGTTCATCAACGACATAGTAATACGGATTGCGCTCGAGCTCAACCCGGAAACCGCCCTTCTCATATTTTATCACCCGCCAGGGCCATAACGTGGGGCGCTCCGGGTTTTGGTGTGGGATGTTTTCCTTCTCAAATCGGATGAAGTCTTTGTATTCCGGATTTCCATCCGGGTGGAACTGCATCATGTAGTGCTTGGGAATGTTATACTGATTACACCACCAAAAACCCGTCGCCAACCAGAGCGGCACGAGCCAATTGGGACCTGCGAATTTCATTACAATCGTGTAATC
This window of the Candidatus Poribacteria bacterium genome carries:
- a CDS encoding ABC transporter permease, with the translated sequence MQSTIETAEEVKDAAEVGQLSYRQLIWRRFRKNRMGVIAGVLLLVFYILASGADFFAPYHYNDINMRLRHVPPQRLHFSVEDGFYVHGLKSVRNPESLELEFTKDLARRHPVEFFFKDAEGKRHLFSSSGPMFLLGTDRMGRDLLSRIMYGARVSMTLGLVGVFLSIILGSILGTISGYWGGWVDNLIQRIIEVLSAFPDIPLWMALGAALPPGWSSIQIYFGITIILSIIRWGGLARQVRGKVLAYRESDFVMAARAAGAGHWHIITRHLLPGCYSHIIVIATLAIPGMILGETALSFLGLGIRPPMTSWGVLLEEAQRVTVLLHYPWLIFPALPVLIVVIAFNFLGDALRDAADPYSD
- a CDS encoding ABC transporter permease, which encodes MITYIIRRCLIAIPTLMAISIISFIIIQLPQGDYLDREIQRLEEEFGDSSSLAHVEELRERYGLNEPLWKRYFIWITGFVRGNFGESFEYKREVHELIWDRIAFTLIISVGSLIFTYVIAIPLGVYSATHQYKWSDHFLTFLSFVGMSIPAFLLALSLMVFAFDIFGVPLFGLFSAYYEGAPWTWGKLNDLFKHLWIPVIVVGINGTASLMRIMRGNLLDVLGQPFVQTARAKGLKEIVVVSKHAVRIAINPLISILGMSLPGILSGSAIVSIVLGLPTVGPILLRSLLNEDIYLAGTLIMMLSLLLVIGNLLADIALAWVDPRIRYE
- a CDS encoding ABC transporter substrate-binding protein; the protein is MSKPKMSADQLSECRKRLEQLQILRNAAKTLIILLIFIAGCSGNPLEDTSDFPSGIEAKEAPMWAKLVAEDKLPSLAERLPENPLVAKTNFDGYERPGPYGGTWHRFHTHPDLGTWKMTAGYAPLIRWKFDASGLEPGLAETWEFNEDGSILTLHLRKGVKWSDGHPYTSASFAFYYDLCLDERYKYSPPVWCKVNGIPMEVETPDDYTIVMKFAGPNWLVPLWLATGFWWCNQYNIPKHYMMQFHPDGNPEYKDFIRFEKENIPHQNPERPTLWPWRVIKYEKGGFRVELERNPYYYVVDELGRQLPYIDSVKTSLVPEPQVRVLKILAGEIDCQYRGMELRDLALYLKGQEKGNYKVRRWKSTAGAQPAILINWTAPDPVLRKLIRDQRFRKALAYGIDRVKCNEIAWRGLLEPQAATVSQEGWHFADEDGQTLFEEWKRADADFDIDAGNRLLDEMGLIARDEDGYRLRPDGKPIEMLMDVPSSNLNSQENDIGLIIQEGWEQLGLKTLLYTPPGAELSLRRTLGKFTISMHGEAEMDLFTYPDWVFPTLPKYWHPKVGKWYETGGEKGEPPTGPLKKLLDLYDEIKKEPDEKQRHQYVRDAVRIHIDEGPFHLGSAARSPSLLVVSNHFHNVPNDGILGPWAIVTPATSYPEQCWLSKETHP